One window from the genome of Salmo salar chromosome ssa25, Ssal_v3.1, whole genome shotgun sequence encodes:
- the LOC106586243 gene encoding N-chimaerin — MPSRESYEVGKGEKSLVQKAKQEANQQDILAAALGMRISGPQKPPATIWQPLKLFAYSQLTSLVRKATLKDNSLPHKYEKVHNFKVHTFRGPHWCEYCANFMWGLKAQGVKCADCGLNVHKQCSTMVPHNCVPDLKHVKKVYSCELTTLVKAHNTKRPMVVDMCIREIESRGLKSEGLYRMSGFSDSVEDVKLAFDRDGEKTDISANAYEDINIITGALKLYLRDLPIPVISYDAYPRFIEVAKLEDPEKQQEAFREALELLPAAHSETLRYLMVHLKRVTLNEKDNLMNAENLGIVFGPTLLRAPNLDAMTALNNIRYQRQVVEFLIKNEDILF; from the exons ATGCCATCCAGGGAGTCTTACGAGGTCGGGAAGGGAGAGAAGTCCCTGGTGCAGAAGGCCAAGCAGGAGGCCAACCAGCAGGACATACTGGCAGCTGCTCTGGGgatgaggatctcaggaccccaAAAACCTCCAGCCACAATCTGGCAGCCTCTCAAACTGTTTGCCTATTCACAGCTCACCTCGCTGGTCCGCAAAGCCACGCTGAAGGACAACAGCCTGCCTCACAAGTACGAAAAAGTCCACAACTTCAAG GTCCACACGTTCCGGGGACCTCACTGGTGTGAATACTGTGCTAACTTCATGTGGGGGCTGAAGGCTCAGGGAGTCAAGTGTGCAG ATTGTGGTTTGAACGTCCACAAGCAGTGCTCCACTATGGTACCCCACAACTGCGTGCCAGACCTGAAACACGTCAAGAAAGTATACAGCTGTGAGCTCACAACTCTGGTGAAAGCTCACAACACCAAGCGACCCATGGTAGTGGACATGTGCATACGGGAAATTGAATCAAGAG GTCTGAAGTCTGAAGGGCTCTACAGAATGTCTGGATTCAGCGATTCAGTCGAAGATGTCAAGTTGGCATTTGACAGAG ATGGTGAGAAGACAGACATCTCTGCAAACGCTTATGAAGATATCAACATCATCACGGGAGCACTTAAGCTGTACCTCAGGGATTTACCCATTCCTGTCATCTCATACGACGCCTACCCCAGGTTCATTGAGGTTGCAA AGCTGGAAGACCCAGAGAAGCAGCAAGAAGCCTTCCGTGAGGCTCTGGAACTGCTGCCTGCAGCACACAGTGAAACCCTGAGGTACCTCATGGTCCATTTAAAAAG GGTAACGTTGAATGAGAAGGACAACCTGATGAATGCCGAGAACCTGGGCATTGTTTTCGGGCCCACCCTCCTGCGTGCCCCAAACCTGGATGCCATGACGGCACTCAACAACATCCGTTACCAACGGCAGGTGGTGGAGTTCCTCATAAAAaatgaagacatcctcttctga